One Salvia splendens isolate huo1 chromosome 22, SspV2, whole genome shotgun sequence DNA segment encodes these proteins:
- the LOC121786684 gene encoding cytochrome P450 71A6-like translates to MVSLSQLLAVLLSTSLFLFFLRKWHLSHSPESQKRLPPSPSKLPVIGNLHQLVSSPLRSLLSLSRRYGPLTLLHFGKFPFIIASSAEAAREIMKTQDLIFSNRPQLSIPGGLFYNNRDVVFAPYGEYWRQIRSICVLHLLSNKRVLSYRRVREEETSIMVEKIRRVALGKKYGGGSDFKESLAEIGALMWVVPLWELIPCLSWTRRFTSVDKRIARVVKGIDEFLEVVIQEHRVRDRRGSDGSELDFVDILLDLQRENGSLSPIEDFTIKAIDMFSAGTGTTVTSLKWAVVELIRNPTTMKILQNEVREVAGSKDDIEEQDIEKMPYLKVVLKESLRLHPPNEILVARESTQDTKLLGYDIASGIRVMVNVWAISRDPSLWKNPEEFRPDRFLETSIYFRDCVV, encoded by the exons atggtaTCCCTCTCACAATTGTTGGCTGTGCTACTCTCCACATCTcttttcctcttcttcctccgcAAATGGCACCTCAGCCATTCTCCGGAGTCCCAAAAACGCCTGCCTCCGTCTCCATCGAAGCTCCCGGTAATCGGAAACCTCCACCAGCTGGTATCAAGCCCCCTTAGATCTTTGTTGTCACTCTCCCGCCGCTACGGCCCCCTCACGCTgctccacttcggcaagttccCTTTCATCATCGCCTCCTCGGCCGAGGCGGCGCGTGAGATCATGAAAACCCAGGACCTAATCTTCTCAAACAGACCCCAATTGAGCATCCCCGGAGGCCTGTTCTACAACAACCGGGACGTGGTTTTCGCGCCGTATGGAGAGTACTGGCGGCAGATACGCAGCATATGCGTCCTTCATCTGCTGAGCAACAAAAGGGTTCTATCTTATCGTCGTGTGAGGGAGGAAGAGACTTCCATCATGGTCGAGAAGATCAGGAG GGTGGCGTTGGGGAAGAAGTATGGTGGTGGAAGTGATTTCAAGGAGTCGCTTGCGGAGATAGGGGCGCTGATGTGGGTTGTACCTCTGTGGGAGCTCATTCCATGTCTGAGTTGGACGAGAAGGTTCACTAGTGTGGATAAGAGGATTGCGAGAGTGGTTAAGGGGATAGATGAGTTTCTTGAAGTTGTGATTCAAGAACATAGGGTTAGAGATAGGAGAGGGAGTGATGGTTCCGAGTTGGATTTTGTGGACATTTTGCTGGATTTGCAGAGAGAGAATGGGAGTCTCTCACCTATTGAAGATTTCACTATCAAAGCTATC GATATGTTTAGTGCTGGAACTGGGACAACAGTTACATCCCTTAAGTGGGCGGTGGTGGAGCTGATAAGAAACCCCACAACCATGAAAATATTGCAAAATGAAGTGAGAGAAGTAGCCGGAAGCAAGGACGATATCGAAGAGCAAGACATAGAGAAAATGCCTTATCTGAAAGTAGTGTTGAAGGAAAGTCTAAGGCTGCATCCACCGAACGAAATCCTAGTCGCTCGGGAATCAACTCAAGACACAAAATTATTAGGCTACGACATCGCATCTGGTATACGTGTGATGGTCAATGTTTGGGCGATTTCTAGGGACCCGTCATTGTGGAAAAATCCAGAGGAATTTCGTCCAGACAGGTTTCTTGAAACGAGCATTTACTTTAGAG attgtgtAGTCTAA